The Coprobacillus cateniformis DNA window TCATTTTTACCACCTTATATATTTAATTTTAAACATATTTGTCTAGCCTTTATTGTATTCAAAAACTCTTTATTCTTACCTGACATGTACGATTACTAATTCACATCAATAAGTTATTTTTAGTAAACTTCTCATGTTTATCCTTCAATTTCTAATTATTTCTTTTTTGTCTTTGATTTTAATCTGCATTTCACAATTAATAACTTTTTAATATCATCTAAATGCTCAGAATTTATTACACGATATTGTATCCACCCACCATCACCACAAGGATATTTATGATCAATGTAATTCTTCATATAATCCTGAACATTATCATAAATACTCTCATATTGCTGTGTAGAGCAGCGAACCATAACAGTAAATGAACCATTTTCTGCAAAAATATCACAAATGAATTTCTTACCCTTACGATGACAAATACTCCAACCATACTCTTTTCCATATGGAAAACGTATTTCTGAAATTGTATCCAATTCTCCTGACAAAAAAGTATGAAGAGAAGTGAATAATTCTGCATTCTTACCACAGTATGAAGCCAATTCATCATGAGTAGGTCGTTTGTCCTTATTTAATAATCTCTCGTACATGTCTTTACCTCCTATCTCATAAACATCTTATGTCAATTGCACTCCACAAATTATCATTTCATTACCAAAACAATATTTTCAGAAAAAATAACAGCAGCAAACTTCAAATCATTATCTCTCTTTTTTCATATCTATGAAACTAAAACGTAAAACCACTCTCATTATCACCTATATCACAAAAATATAATACTGTTTCCAGTTTAAATCAAAGTTTTCTTTGATAAACGAATTATATTTTCAATATTATGAGTTTGCGGAAACATATCTACAGGTTGACATATATCTACTTGATAATTATGTTCTTGAAGATATGCAATGTCTCGAGCCTGTGTAGCCACATCACAAGAAACATATATAATCTTATCTGGCGACAAAGTCACCAATTGATCTAAAAAGACTTGAGAACACCCTTTTCTTGGTGGATCAACCATGACAACATCAATATGTTTTTGTTGTTTTGCAAATTCAACCATAAATTCACCAGCATCTTGACATGTAAATTCAACATTTGAAACATGATTTCTTTGAGCATTTTCTTTTGCATCAATAATTGCTTGTTCTACAATTTCAACACCATATACCTTTTTAACATACTTAGCCATAGATAAAGAAATTGTGCCAATCCCACAATACGCATCAATAACTTCATCTGTAGGTTTTAAATCAGCAAACTCAATAGCTTTTTGATAGAGATGTTCAACTTGTTTTGGATTAACTTGATAGAACGATTTAACAGAAA harbors:
- a CDS encoding DUF3788 family protein, which codes for MYERLLNKDKRPTHDELASYCGKNAELFTSLHTFLSGELDTISEIRFPYGKEYGWSICHRKGKKFICDIFAENGSFTVMVRCSTQQYESIYDNVQDYMKNYIDHKYPCGDGGWIQYRVINSEHLDDIKKLLIVKCRLKSKTKKK